One window from the genome of Oryctolagus cuniculus chromosome 1, mOryCun1.1, whole genome shotgun sequence encodes:
- the LOC138844173 gene encoding uncharacterized protein, whose translation MGNCLGKCGHGRNQVLPVSGDVEASTETVPQVPEPRPQPDPEPALVPEPAPASALIPNLLEKPRRRGRLLQFCTRLCLLSCCNQPPPPPPCTPKTPARAIETQDKEGEEEEPQEEAMDPSEPYWQDIEAARSLEAEDDPSNHEPTPGTLGGHLQPGDPQEHGQGTGPEDPIAGLLPLPGPSDTEGPAFGRRPENNCGEEEFNIISLLPFQEDAVSSSDSEWSVLESGVTSVSEDLSCAWGEFRREEAMADLDDGPFGIMGVDQLHKSHWVNNLPDEVENSSSTSQVWSLFSSLGPSDSDTTEDGDDEEDQEAKDAEVDIISIFRLNDEQLGSLEAQEQFPSTAGIPGTATLRGFEGPRSSQSLPSPHAGSGETVKERETGQQQLGQVLWGPEDLPGALPTSLPPCLPQPPSREGPQE comes from the coding sequence ATGGGGAACTGCTTGGGAAAATGCGGCCACGGCCGCAACCAAGTGCTACCCGTGTCCGGGGATGTGGAGGCTTCTACAGAAACTGTCCCCCAGGTTCCTGAACCCAGGCCCCAACCTGACCCTGAACCTGCCCTGGTCCCCGAGCCTGCCCCCGCGTCTGCCCTCATTCCCAACCTGTTGGAGAAGCCCCGTCGCCGGGGACGGCTCCTCCAATTTTGTACCCGGCTATGCCTGCTTTCCTGCTGTAAccagcctcccccaccaccaccctgcacCCCGAAGACTCCGGCCAGAGCCATTGAGACACAGGataaggagggagaagaggaggagccacaaGAAGAGGCCATGGACCCAAGTGAACCCTATTGGCAAGACATagaggcagccaggagcctggaggcagAGGATGACCCCTCAAACCATGAGCCCACTCCTGGCACTCTGGGGGGACACCTGCAGCCTGGAGACCCTCAAGAGCATGGCCAGGGCACTGGCCCTGAAGACCCAATAGCAGGTCTGCTCCCCCTGCCAGGGCCCAGTGACACCGAGGGCCCTGCCTTTGGGAGGAGGCCAGAAAACAACTGTGGGGAGGAGGAGTTTAACATCATCAGCCTCCTTCCTTTTCAGGAGGATGCTGTCAGCTCCTCGGACTCTGAGTGGTCAGTGTTGGAGAGTGGGGTCACCTCTGTTAGTGAAGACCTCTCCTGTGCTTGGGGAGAATTCAGGAGAGAGGAGGCCATGGCTGACCTGGATGATGGCCCTTTTGGTATCATGGGCGTAGACCAGCTCCACAAGAGCCATTGGGTGAACAACCTGCCTGACGAGGTGGAAAACAGCTCCAGCACCTCCCAGGTCTGGAGTCTCTTCTCTAGCCTGGGGCCCAGTGATAGTGATACTACCGAAGATGGGGACGATGAGGAAGACCAGGAGGCGAAAGATGCTGAGGTGGACATCATCAGCATCTTTCGCCTCAATGACGAACAGCTCGGctccctggaggcccaggagcaGTTTCCCTCCACAGCAGGCATCCCCGGGACAGCAACCCTTCGGGGTTTTGAAGGGCCACGATCCTCACagagtctcccctccccccatgctgGCTCCGGGGAGACtgtaaaagaaagagagacaggacaGCAACAACTAGGCCAGGTGCTGTGGGGGCCAGAAGACCTCCCTGGTGCTCTCCCGACCTCGTTGCCTCCATGCCTTCCCCAGCCACCATCTCGGGAAGGCCcccaggaatga